The Cryptomeria japonica chromosome 6, Sugi_1.0, whole genome shotgun sequence genomic interval TCCTTCAAATGGGAGGAGGAAAGGCCACTGAAGTTCTGGTGGCCCTTTCTCAGCAGTATGGTCCTCTTATAACTCTCCGTTTCGGCTTGAAAACTATAATGGTAGTCTTTTCTCCTGCGATGGCCAAAGAGGTTCTCAAAACCCACGATCACAATCTTGCTGGAAGATGGGTTTTACAAGCAGCCAAGACCCTTGATCAACACAAGTCCTCAATAGGCTGGGCTGATTAAGGACCTCACTGGAAGAAGCTGAGGCGTATTTCCAGTACAGAGCTCATGACCTCCAAGAGACTCCCATCTCTGCAGCATCTCAGAAGAGATAAGATTTTCCGAACCATTCGAATGATTTTTGAGGAGAAGGGAAAGAGCGTGAATATTGCGCATCTACACGGATCTCAGTGGAGTTTAAGGATGCGTTCTCCCTGTGGATGAAGCTCGCAGGAACGCCAAACATTGCCGACTTTTTTCCATTACTTGCTTTTCTGGATCCTCAGCGCCTGTGCCGTCGGAAGGCtgtaaattttagaaaaatacATATATGAATACAATGAATGGCTAAAGAAGTCCATAGAGACATCAATGATATGCATTGGTAAAAAAATAGATCTATGTGCATACATTCATAAAGGCATATAACATTAGCAAAATATAAATTATCTACATAACATTAAGACATCATTAAAATTGTGGATTCATTAAAAAATCAACAACTCTTACTCTTGAAAAAAGGTAAATAACCAATCTCAAAAGTCACAATTCTATTATACCAGTTAAATCTCAAAAGTCACAACTCTATTATACCAATTAAATCTCAAAAGTCACAACTCTATTATACCAATTAAATCTCTACAAATCAAATTGTAGCTCCACATAGTAACACGATTAAACAAATATACATTAGTATAAAAAATGACATATAAAATGACATGAGTACATAATCACTTCACTTACCATAGATTGATGATCCTCCTCAATCATCATTTTTTTCTCTTGATCCAATTGAGAGGTAGGTACATGAAGTTGAGTTGCCATCCTCTTGAGGGAAGCAAAAATAAGTAAATTAtattcaataatatttttatcatttatgtgtatgaaataatataattattaaattataaagtAAATTGACATTTATAGTACTACCTCATATCTATGTAAGATGTGCGTAAGAAGATAATAATATAGAAGTACCTATATTTATTGATACTTGAACATTCTAGGAGGTGTTTTTGCTAATGCCATCAATTACAAATCTTAACAATGTTATCTAACAAAAATCAACATAACACTATTTGAACACAATGTTTAAGAAAAAGTAAAACTTATCCCAATGAAAGTTGATATCTAAGTACTTCCACCAAAATTTACTACTGTCAAAAGATGAAAATCTACCTTATTATTATATCAAATtgtcattttatttattatcaTTGGTATATGAAAGAAATTGATAAATATGACATTtactattttattaaaaattgtaTATTCAAGGGCTTGACATGACCACATATGTATGTGTAAAATGCCAATAAATATAGGATGTTTATGTTGACCCtacaattttataatatattaaaatataatttattgacaacatattaatataattaattataatttttaataagaAAGATTCTGAATTTCACTACCTTATTCAATCTTACCTATCAATCAATACCAAACATTG includes:
- the LOC131035705 gene encoding (S)-N-methylcoclaurine 3'-hydroxylase isozyme 1-like; translated protein: MDFQIVPWLSVVIVSVFVYLLFKKLRMDKTGPPLPPGPPPLPLLGNLLQMGGGKATEVLVALSQQYGPLITLRFGLKTIMVVFSPAMAKEVLKTHDHNLAGRWVLQAAKTLDQHKSSIGWAD